In Parerythrobacter aestuarii, the sequence AGACTTTCATGCCGTTGCTCAGAGTGGTTTCCTCAACCGTCGGGAAGTCGAGTTCCGCCAGAGCATCGATCGGCGGCTTGGGCCGCTCGACCGTGACCGTCAGCGTGTTGTCGGCCGGTTCCGCATCGCCATCGGCCTCGCCGTCGACGGAAGCGGCTTCAGCGTAGTTGCTGTCACGTTCGCCTGGCTCCAGCACCAGCGTCATGGCCGGACGGGTCATCCACTTTTGCATGGCTGCTTGCACGTCGGCCGGGGTCAGGGTGGCCAGGATTTCGAGCTGCTTGGCGTAAAAATCCGGATCGTCGACGAATACTTCGCCGCTGGCGAGTGTCACCGCCTTGCCGCCAAATCCGCCAACCTGCTCGAGGCCACGAATTGTACCGGCGACCTCTTGTGTCGCCGCCCGGCGAACTTCGTCTTCAGTAGGGCCATTGGCAATAAGGTCAGCGATAATCTCGTTCATACGGGTTTCGACTGTGGCCGGATCGACGCCCGGACGGGCCGTAGCTCCGACAGTCAGCACGCCTACGCGCTGGAACGAGAAGTTTCCGGCCGAGACACCGACAGCGATCTTCTCGTCACGTACAAGCGCATTGTCGAGCCGGCTGGAGGACAGGCCGCCGAGGATTTCCGCACCAATGGAAAGGGCAACCAGGTCCTTGCTGTTGAGGCCCGGCGCGGTCCAGTAGCGGCTGATATTGGTCGCTGCGACCTGGTCCTTCATCACTGTGCGGACGTCTTCCGCAAGTTCGGGAATGTCGGCGGCGGCCGGGGTGTTGACCGGGCCGGCCTTGATCGGGCCGAAATACTTCTCGACCAGCGGGCGGGCTTCTTCGGCCGAAATGTCACCCGCGAGCACCAGCGTCGCATTGTTGGGTCCGTACTTGTCGATGAACCAGCTGCGGACATCGTCCATGGATGCGCTGTCGAGGTCGGCCATCGAGCCGATCGGCGTGTGGTCATAGGGGTGCGGGGCAGGAAACAGCGTCTTGACGATCTCGTAGAACACCAGCCCGCCCGGCTGGTTGTCGCCCTGGCGCTTCTCGTTCTGGACGACGCCGCGCTGGTTATCGAGTTTCTCCTGCGTCACCGCGCCGAGCAAATAGCCCATGCGATCGCTTTCCAGCCACAACGCGCGGTCCAGCGCGCCGCGCGGCACGGTCTGGAAATAGTTGGTACGGTCGAAATTGGTGGTGCCGTTGTAATCGGTGGCGCCCATTTCCTGCAGGTATTGGAAATAGTCGCCGGTGGCGTTTTCGGAGCCGTTGAACATCAGGTGTTCGAACAGGTGGGCAAATCCGCTCTTGCCCTGCGGCTCGTCCTTGGAGCCGACATTGTACCACACGGCAACGCCGACGATCGGGGCTTTGCGGTCTTCATGGACGATCACTGTCAGACCGTTGTCGAGCTGGAACTGCTCATAAGGAATGGCGACCTGTTCGATCAGGTCCGGCAGCGGGGCTACCGTGGCTTCGGCTTCCATGGCGGCAGCCGGCTTGTCGCCATGGTGATCGGCAAGGGCCGGGGTTGCAGCGGCAAGGGCAATGCCCGTGGCAAGGGCGGTCAGGCTGGTCGAAGCAAAGCGAAGCATGGTCTCTCCAGGGTAAATGTTCTGCGATGGTTGAATGATTAGTGCCTCAGCGGCGGCTGGTCACGGTCTTTCGGGATTTGGCATTCTTCAATACGTCAACGCGCCAGAAGTGGACCGGTTTCAACTCTTTCCGGACGAACAGCGCCGACTGATCGGCGTAGTGCTTGCTGACAGGGCGGGTCACTGCGGCACCGAACGGTTGGATCGAGCGCGATCTCACCTTTTCGCCAGCCAGCCACTCGACCCACATGATGAAGCTGTCGCCATGGACGACCTGCAACCGGCCGTCGGGATCGACCTGCCAGGTGGTCGAAGCGCGCAGCGTGTCCGAGCCGCCGTCGAGTGGCAGGTCGACAGCAAAAGGTGCGGTCGATCCTTGTCGCAGCCGCAACAGCTCGCCCATCGGCGGGTCGAGGCGCCCGAAATGCTCCATCAGGTGATCGACCGACCATTGCAGCTGCTCGGCGACATCGGGCAGGTCCTTGTTCTGGTACTCTGCCGACATAAAATCCTTGATCATCAGCAGCGCGAGCGCGTCTCCGGAGCCTTTGCCGTCAGCGGTAAAATCCCAGTCGAGTAGCAAGCGACGGGCCTCGTCGAGCTTGCCATTCTCCGGTTTCATTCTTTCCAGCGCATCCCACAGGTCGGAGACATAGCCTTCGCGCTCATAGGCACGGTCATACTTGATCCGCTCCAGTGCGTCGCGGTCTAGCTGGTTGGCTTCGCTCAGCAGTTTCCACGCCCGGCGCGAGCGGTTGGTCTGCTTGAGCTCGACCCCCAGCTCGGGCGCGAAGTCGGCAGGATCGAGATCATCCGCCGCGCCAGCTGCCGTGTAAGGCTCGTTGTTGGCATTGTAGAGCCAGCCGGAGGACGGATTGACGATCTTGGGCAACTGCTCGAAGTCGACTGTGTCTTCCCAGATCAGCGAACTTTCATTGCCGGGCAGGACTCCGCGCCAGTTGTAGCCGGGCTTCCGGTCCGGGAAAGCGGCGTTGTAGAGATAAGCGATATTGCCTTCGGCATCGGCGTAGATGGCGTTGAAGTTGGGATTCTCCATCTTTTCGTACACCGCCATCCACTCTTCGAGCGACTGTGCCCGGCCTAGGCGGTAGTAGGCGTCCATCGATTCAATGCTGTCCATCTTGGCATAGCGCAGAGCGAAAGCACCGTTGTCGTTGATGATCACCGGGCCGTGCACGCTGCGATAGAAGGTCTGCGGGATCGGGAGGACGACCGGACCAAACTTCACCGGCAGGATTTCGGTCTTCTCTTCCAGCTCGTGCCATTCGCCGTCGAGGCGGTAGCGCGTGCCGGTTTCATCCATCTCCAACTGGTAGATATCGACTAGGTCGGGGCGATTGACGGTGTAGGTCCAGCCCAGCTTTTCGTTGTGGCCCAGCACCGGGTAGGGCGTGCCGGGCAGATTGGCTCCGGCGAAATGCCAGCCTTCTTCGCTTTCAACCACCAGTTCGTACCATGAGACACCGCCGCGCCAGGGTTGGTGACTGTTGGAGATCAGCGTGCTCGGCCCACCCGATTTTTCCGGCGTGATAGCGAAGGCGTTGGAGCCGGACAGCGCTGCCATCTCGCCCCATGGCAAGGGAAAGCGTGTCGCGCTGGCCTGCTCGGGAGCGGCTTCGGCTTCGGTCACGGCCCCATCCGCATCGCGCGGGAAGCCCGGGATGTCCGGACCGAATTCGCGCCGCAGCGGCTTGCCTTCCACAAGGTTGCCGATGATCGAACCGATACCGAAGAAGAAAGGTTGGCGCAGGGCAAATCCCGCAGCCACATCCTCGCCATTGATAGGGAAAAGGCCAGCCAGCTTCAGTTCTGCAGGGTGGCTTATTGCATAGTCATTGAGGCCGCTGGCATAGGCTTCGAACAGGGCCTGCGTGTCTTCGGGCAGCGCGGCATAGTTGCGCTCCGCCGTGCCGCGCGCATCGACCAAGTGATAGGCAAAGTCGATCTGCGCGCCGTCGGGCCCGGCAATCGCACCATAGCGTCCCTTTGCCATCGCGATCACATCTTGCAGGGTGAAGAAGTCGTCCTCGCTCTGCGCGATTGCGACGCCATACGCGACATCGGGATCGGTCTTGCCGTATATGTGCGGGACGCCGAATTCATCGCGGATGATCTCGGCACTGTAGGTATGGCCGGCCGCTGGTGCTTCGCCAGCGCGGGCGTAGAACGGCTCCCATGTCATCAGGCCGATCACAACGACCAGCGCCAAGACTACCAGCGCCCCACCGAGGCGCACAATCCACTTCTTCATCGCGAATCCTCTCTTGCCAGGGGCCTAGCGAGGCTACCCGGCAGGGTGAAGGGAAAACGACTCAGGAAAACTTGCCGCTCCACCTTCCGGTCTGAGGTTGGGACACGCTACCCACCCGAATCGTGAACGCGGAAATTACCATAGGCTACCAAGCAGGCGAGCAGCCGGTCGTCTTCGATATCGAAGAACTGCTGGCGACGCGCCTGCTGGTGCAAGGCAACAGCGGGTCGGGCAAGTCGCACCTGCTGCGGAGGCTGCTCGAAGAAAGCGCCGGCATGGTCCAGCAGGTCGTTGTCGACCCTGAAGGCGATTTCACTTCGCTCGCTGATGCCTTCGACCATGTGGTGATCGACAGTGCGGCTTATTCGCCGCCGGAAATCGAAGCATTGGCGCGGCGTTGCCGCGAGCACCGGGCAAGCGTCGTGCTGGCACTGGAAGGGCTGGAAGTGGAGCAGCAGATTCGCTGCGCTGCGCAATTCCTCAATGCGCTGTTCGATGCCCCGCGCGAACACTGGTTCCCGGCGTTGGTGGTGGTCGACGAAGCGCAGATGTTTGCGCCCTCGGTTGCGGGTGAGATCGGCGAGGATACGCGCCGGATGACGCTTTCGGCGATGACCAATCTGATGTGCCGCGGTCGCAAGCGCGGCCTCGCCGGGATTGTCGCCACCCAGCGGCTGGCCAAACTGGCGAAGAATGTCGCGGCGGAGGCTTCCAACTTCCTGATGGGCCGGACCTTCCTTGATATCGACATGCAGCGCGCCGCCGACCTGCTGGGCATGGAGCGCAAGCAGGCCGAGCGGATCCGCGACCTGGAGCGAGGGCATTTCCTCGCGCTGGGCCCGGCGATCAGCCGCCGCCCCGTGGCGGTGAAGATCGGTCCCGTCCGCACCGGGCATAAGGCGCGAGCAGAAGGTTTGATGCCCTTGCCTGCGGCACCGACGCAGGGGATGGAAGCCCTGCTGACCGGCGACCTTGCCGCCGATGTGCAGGTTACAGCGCCGCCGCCTCCACCACCACGTCCGGTGCCTCACCCCGAGCAACTCGTGCCCGATCGCGCGCCCGCACCTGCCGTTGCATCGGCCGATCCCGAGCACCAGGCCGAGCGCACGGCTTCGCTAGACGCCATCCTCGGCTCCCTTGCCCGCGAAGATGGTTCGACATTCCAGTCGGCAAGCCGTCTCTACCAAGCCTTCCTCACGCGGGCGCGAACCGAAGGTTTTCTCGGCGTGCCCATGGACATGGGCGAGTTCCGCCGCCGCTTTGCCATTGCCAGCGTTGACCTCGACCGATTTGCGGATTGCGACAGACAGCGCCTGATGGCGCTGGTCGAGGGTGTCGATGACGATATCGTGGCCCCTTACCTCGCCATCGCTGCGGCTGCGATGGATGGTCTTCCGGCACCCGATGACAACGAATTGGCGCGGGTCTATGGCACCAGCTCCCCGGGACGAATCCGGCGTTTGCTCGACCATCTCGAGAAGCTGGGCCTGATCGTGGTGCGAGAGGAATTCGGGGGCGGGCGAAGCCTGCTGGTTCCGGGCGTCGAACCCCAGTCTGCGAACTGATCCGCCAAGTTTTTTCGCAGCTTGCCTCTGGTCCTGTGGTGACAGGGTCCTATATCCGAGTAACACACCTCATTTTTGACGCAGGTCATTGCATACGCAGGGCTTGTGTTGCAAAAATGCAACATTATATGTCTCGGGTAACAGTTGAGGGACCACCATGAATCTCGAGAAATTTACCGACCGGGCCAAGGGCTTCCTGCAAGCGGCGCAAACCGTTGCCATCCGCATGAACCACCAGCGCATTACGCCGGCGCATTTGCTCAAGGCGATGATCGAAGATCCTGAAGGCATGGCCTCAGGGCTAGTCGCCCGGGCCGGCGGCAACCCGCGCGCGGTCGAGGACGAAGTCGATGCGGCATTGGCAAAGATTCCGGCAGTCAGCGGGGGCGGGGCCCAGCAGACCCCGGGCCTCGATAATGATACAGTCCGCGTGCTCGACCAGGCTGAGACAATCGCGGAGAAATCGGGCGACAGCTATGTCACCGTCGAGCGGTTGCTGGTGGCGCTTGCACTCGCTTCCACCACTTCGGCGGGGCAGGCGCTCAAGGCCGCCAACGTCGACCCCAAGGCACTGGAAGCGGCCATCAGCGAACTGCGCAAGGGCAAGACAGCCGATACCGCCAATGCCGAACAGGCCTACGACGCGATGAAGAAATACGCCCGCGACCTCACTCAGGCGGCGCGCGACGGCAAGCTCGACCCGGTGATTGGCCGCGACGAGGAAATCCGCCGCACCATCCAGATCCTTGCCCGGCGGACCAAGAACAACCCGGCGCTGATCGGCGAACCCGGCACCGGCAAGACCGCAATCGCCGAAGGCCTCGCGCTGCGCATTGCCAATGGCGATGTGCCTGACAGCCTCAAGGGTCGCACGCTGATGTCGCTCGACATGGGCTCGCTGATCGCCGGCGCGAAATATCGTGGCGAGTTCGAAGAGCGGCTCAAGGCCGTGCTCGACGAGGTGAAGGGTAGCGACGGTCAGATCATCCTCTTCATCGACGAGATGCACACGCTCATCGGTGCAGGTGCGTCGGAAGGCTCGATGGATGCTTCCAACCTGCTCAAGCCCGCGCTGAGCCGCGGCGAGCTGCACTGCATCGGCGCGACGACGCTCGACGAGTACCAGAAGTATGTCGAGAAGGACCCGGCGCTGCAGCGACGCTTCCAGTCGGTCTATATCGACGAGCCGAGCGTGGAAGACACCATCTCCATCCTGCGCGGGATCAAGGAGAAGTACGAGCTGCACCACGGGGTGAACATCACCGACGGCGCGATTGTCGCTGCCGCGCAGCTGTCCGACCGCTACATCCAGAACCGCTTCCTGCCCGACAAGGCGATCGACCTGATGGACGAGGCGGCCAGCCGCATCCGCATGGAAGTGGAATCGAAGCCCGAGGAAATCGAAGGGCTCGACCGCCGCATCATCCAGCTCAAGATTGAAGAGCAGGCGCTGCAGAAGGAAACCGATTCCGCGTCCAAGGACCGGCTCGAGACCCTGCGCAAGGAACTGGCCGAGCTGGAGCAGAAGTCCAGCGAGCTGACCACCCGCTGGCAGAACGAGCGCGACAAGATCCACGCCGAGAGCCGCATCAAGGAAGAGCTCGACCAGGCCCGCATCGAGCTCGAGCAGGCGCAACGCGAAGGCAATCTCCAGCGCGCAGGCGAGCTGTCCTACGGCACCATTCCCGAGCTCGAGAAGAAGCTCGAGGAAGCCCGCGGCCACACTGAAAATGCGCTGCTCAAGGAAGAAGTGACCGAAGACGATATCGCCGGCGTGGTCTCGCGCTGGACGGGTATCCCGGTCGACAAGATGCTCGAGGGCGAACGCGACAAGCTGCTCAAGATGGAAGAGATCCTGGGCAAGCGTGTAATCGGCCAGTCGCAGGCAATTGAGGCTGTGTCCAAGGCCGTGCGCCGCGCACGGGCGGGTTTGCAGGACCCGGGCCGCCCGCTCGGCAGCTTCCTGTTCCTCGGGCCGACCGGGGTCGGCAAGACCGAGCTGACCAAGGCACTGGCCGGCTTCCTGTTCGACGACGACCAGGCCATGGTCCGCATCGACATGTCGGAGTTCATGGAAAAGCACGCGGTCGCTCGGCTGATAGGTGCTCCTCCGGGCTATGTCGGTTATGAGGAAGGCGGCGTGCTGACCGAAGCGGTACGGCGGCGTCCCTACCAGGTGGTGCTGTTCGACGAAGTCGAAAAAGCCCATAGCGATGTCTTCAACGTATTGCTGCAAGTGCTCGACGATGGTCGCCTGACCGATGGGCAGGGACGGGTTGTGGACTTCAGCAACACGCTGATCATCCTCACTTCGAACCTCGGCAGCCAGTATCTCGCGCAGATGGACGATGACCAGAAGGTCGAGGATGTCGAGCCGCAGGTGATGGACGTCGTGCGCGGCCACTTCCGCCCAGAGTTCCTCAACCGGCTGGACGAGATCATCCTGTTCCACCGCCTTTCGATGGAGCACATGGCACCAATCGTGGAGATCCAGGTCGGCCGGGTGCAGAAGCTGCTCAAGGATCGCAAGATCACTATCGACCTTACCGATGCGGCCCTGCGGTGGCTTGGGCGGGTCGGCTACGATCCGGTCTATGGCGCGCGACCGTTGAAGCGGGCTGTCCAGCGCTACCTGCAGGACCCGCTGGCAGAGAAGATCCTGCAAGGCGACGTGCCCGACGGCAGCACACTGAAGATCGATGAAGGTGATGGCGAGCTCAAGATGGAACTCGCCTGATTCTTACAACGCTGCGGGATTCGCGCCCGCCAACGCTGCGTTGCAACAATTCGAACAGGCCACCGCGCGACTGCAGTGTAACGCTCTGTCGTGCGAAGGCTGTTCTGCGCAACTTTCTGCCGCCAGCCTACGCTCGCCACAGAAATTGTGGGAATTAAGCAACAACATTACAGCACAATGAACGGAACCCTCTCCAACCGCTTTGACATTCCGAGGTGGCCTGATGCAGACGTATGCCTTCGCAGGAACTGGGGGTTCCCGCACATTCGGATAATCGGGAAAGCTGCCTGGGGCGGTTTTCCCGTTGCTGTTATCTGAAGGGGGCGCGCCAGTTCCAGTTGTCGCGACTGGAGAAGTTATGAAAAAGTTCCAATCGAATTCGTTGAAGGGCCTCGCGGTTTCGGCATCTGTCGTTGCGCTGGCCATTTCGGGCCCCGCATTCGCACAGGACGAAGATGGCCAGGATGAAGAGTGCGTTGCAGACGCTGCCGGCAACCTGCCTGACGGCTGTGACATCAGCACCCCGACCCCGACGCCTGGTGGCGGTCAGATCGTCGTTACCGGTTCGCGCCTGAAGCGCGACACCTTCTCCAGCATTTCGCCGCTGCAGGTCCTCACCTCCGAAGACCAGAACGAAGGCGGCCTGTTCGATCCGGCCCAGATCCTGCAGCGCTCGGAAGCTGCTGCCGGCCAGCAGATCGATGCGACCTTCCAGGGCTTCGTGCTCGACAACGGCCCGGGTTCGCAGACCATCAACCTGCGCGGTCTGGGTGCCGACCGTACGCTGCTCCTCATCAACGGTCGCCGCATGGCGCCGGCCGGTGTGGAAGGCGCGCCGACCAACCCGTCGCTCAACCTGCTGCCGGGTACGCTGGTCGAACGCTATGACCTGCTGCTTGACGGTGCATCGTCGGTTTATGGTTCCGACGCAGTCGCGGGCGTTGTCAACGTTGTCCTCAAGAAGGACTTCGACGGCCTGGAACTGCGTGTCGACGGCAACGTGAACCCGCAGGGTGGCGGCGACGACTACACGCTGGGTGCAGCCTGGGGTAAGAATTTCGACCGCGGCTTCTTCGGCATCGGCGTGGAATACTCGGTCCGTGACGAAATCCGCCTGCGTGACCGCGACTTCTTCGACGGTTGCGACACCCACTACGAAATTGACCAGAACGGCAACATTCGCACAGTTGGCTTGGCTGATAACGCTGCGGTCCAGAACCGTAACCCGGCCATTTCGGTTGCAGAGAGCGAATGTAAGATCAGCGGCATCAGCGGCCGTATCTTCCAGCCCTATGCGCGTTTCGGTTCGGTCTATTTCCCGGGCAATGGCAACATCGCCAACTTCCCGCTCGATCCGCGCACTGGCCGTCCGTTCCCGTTCGGTGAATCGACCAACGCCTTTGGACAGGACCTCGACACCAACGGCGACGGCATCCGCGACGTTGACTTCCAGAACGTCAACACCAACGGTGCCAACCAGAACCAGGTCTTCGTGCCTGAGCAGAAACTGCTCAACATTATGGCGTATGGTGAGTACACCATTCCCAGCGAAATCAACCTGACGCCGTATTTCGAGTTCAACTACAGCCGGGCAGAGATCTACGGCGAAGAAACCTTCATTGCGCAGGTTTTCCCCTATGTGCCTGACTTGAACCCGTTCAACCCGTGTAACTTCCTGACCAACCCGGATGGTGTCGACTGTCGCGCTGTTGATAACGAAAGTCTCGGACTGACCGGTACCCCGTTTGCTCTGTCGACCGGTTTCACGCTGCCGACCCTGCCGATTTTTTCGATCCGCGGTGATCGCAACGATATCGACGTTGTGCAGGAACAGATCCGCGCGGTCGTCGGTATGCGCGGCGACATGCCGATCTTCGGCCCGAGCTGGAGCTTCGACACTTCGCTCGTCTATTCGCGTGCGAAGGGTGTCTCGAAGCGCCGCGGTATCCGTGAGGACCGCCTGGCCCTCGCGCTGGGTCTCGACCCGACGGCCGATTACAATGGCGACGGCATCGTCGACAATGACGGCGACGGTATTGCCGACGACTACGATGCCAACGTCGACGTGTTCGGCATCTTCGGCGACCCGCTGTGGATCGGCGTCTGTAACGCTGCTGGCATGGCTAACCCCAGCCTCGCTGCTCCGGACCTGAATGCTTCGGGCTGTGTGCCGGTCAACCTGTTCGCTCCGAGCGTCCTGACCGGTGCCGTCGGCGACTTCGCCACCCAGGCCGAACGTGACTACCTGTTCGGTGAGCGCGTCTTCAACACGATCTACAAGCAGATCACCTGGAACGCCTTCATCACCGGTGACCTGTTCGAACTGCCGGGTGGTACGGTCGGGATGGTGCTTGGTGGTGAATACCGCCGCGACGAGATCAACTCGCAGCCTGACACCGTTGCTTCGAACGGCCTGTTCTGGGGCTTCTTCTCGGACAAGGGTGCAGTCGGTAACAAGGAAATCAAGGAAGCCTTTGCCGAGATCGATCTCCCGATCGTCGCCGGTGTCCCGGGCTTCCAGGAACTCGACGTCAAGCTCGCCGGCCGTATCACGGACGACGAGTACTACGGCACCAACTACACCTATTCGGGTGCGATTGGCTGGCGTCCGTTCAGCCCGCTGTTGCTGCGTGCCACCTACGGTACGTCGTTCCGCGCGCCGAACCTGCGCGAGAACTTCCTCGCCGGCCAGAGCGGCTTCAACACGCTGTTCGACCCCTGTGCGGTCCCGACCAATGCTTTCGTCAACGGTGCCTACAGCGCAGCCGACGACCAGCGTGACCCGGTTGTCCTGCAGAACTGTCAGCGTGAAGGTCGCGACCCGACCAGCGTCGGTATCGATGCTCAGGGCCTCAACACCAACCAGTTCTCGAGCGTCGAAGTCACTACCGGTGGTAGCCTTGACATCGATCCGGAAACCTCGACCGCTCTGACGGCCGGTTTCTCGTTCGAAGAAACCCTGGCCGGTGTCGACATCAACCTGGGTGCGAGCTACTTCCGCATCAAGCTGGAAGACTCGATCATCGAGCCGAGCAGCCAGTTCATCGTCAACGACTGCTACACCCGCAACGATGGTCAGCGCAGCCCGTTCTGTGACCGTATCTCGGCTGACACGGCGGCGGCTTCGCGTCGCCTGATCAACTCGGTCAACTCGGGCTTCATCAACCTCAACCGCGAGAAGGTCGAAGGCATCGACTTCAACGCCTTCCTCGCTACCGATGTCCCGATGTTCGGCGAGAACGTCCGCTTCTCCGTGCAGCTGCGTGCCAATCACCTGCTCGAGAAGTCGACGCTGTTCATCGATGACACCGGTGTTGAGCTGTATGATGCGGACGAAGGCGAGTTCGGCTTCCCGCGTTGGACCGGCACCGCCCAGTTCCGCGCCAGCGTCGACAAGTTCCGCCTGACCTACACCATCGACTACACCGGTCCGGTGGAGCAGGATCCGGCTGGTATCGACCCGCTGTCGGATGCGTTCGGCAACGGTCCGGACGGGAACCCGACCGGTTTCATCGGCGATACCTGCCTCGGCGGCGGCTCGGCCAACGGCAATGTGGCCGGCGACAACATCTTCTGTCGCGACGTCGGCTTCGCCAAGGCCCAGTTCCTGCACACCGTGTCGCTGCGCTACCGTGCAGAAACCTGGTCGGTGCTGGTCGGTGTCAGCAACATCTTCGACACCGCTCCGCCGCTGGTGGATGGCAACGAAGTGTTCGCAATCAACAACGTCGCGATCGGTAACGGTTACGACTACGATGGCCGCGAATTCTTCATCAGCCTTGAGAAGTCGTTCTAAGCGAGTTCATCTTGCTTGAACCATGAATGGGCGGCCCTGTGCGATTGCGCCGGGGCCGCCCTTTTCATATCATTCCCAATCCCTGAAGTTTGGAAGAGTCGCTCCATGAAGTTTTTGAAGACCACCGCCCTTGCCGCTGCCGGCGTTGCAATGACGCTCGGCGGGGCCTTGTCGCCGATACCCGCCATGGCGGGCCCGCAGAATCAGCCGACCGTGCCAATCGAGGTGTGGTCGCTGCGCGATTCGATCACAGCGATGCAGCTTTCGCCTGACGGCAAGCACATCCTGCTGCTCAAGAACGAGAGCAAGGAAGGCGAAAACATCCTGGAGATCTACGCAACGGCAGATATGTCGAAGCCGCTACGCCGCCTTAACGCGGATCCAATGGAGCTGATCAGCGCACGCTGGGTCAGCAACAACTACATCTTCGGAACTGCCTGGCAGCAGAAGCGCAAGTCGGTGAAGAAACAGGAAGAGGATTCCCGCAGCTACCGGACCTATTCCTACAATCTCGACAAGAACAAGTTCAACCAGGTCGAAGGCAACTTCTCGATCGTCAGCACGCTGCCCGACGATCCCAACACGGTCCTGGTCCAGACGGGGCGTGGCGACAGCGATCTCACCGGTGTCGATCCATTCGACCTGTTCCGCCCGCGGTCCTATTATCGCTACAATCTCGAGAGCGGGGCTCGCTCGCTCGTTCTCAAGGGAACGACGAAGTACCCGTTTGCGAGTTTCGACAACAACGGTTACCCGCGCTTCACTCAGGGTCAGGATGACGACAAGACCGTTCGGACTTACTACCGCAAACCGGGGGACGGCTCTTGGAAGCAGTTCGGCCCGGTCCTGGACCAGAACGATCCGAGCCAGCTCTATCGCCTCCTAGGTGGCTTTCAGGGTCCGGCCGGTTTCGATCCCAGCAACCCCAACATTGGCTACATGATCGAAGCTCGTAATGGGGCCGACAAGGCGTCGCTATGGGAGTTCAACTTCGAGACCGGCGAATACACGCGCGAGCTGTTCAAGGCCGAAAATGCCGATGTCATGGGTATCCTGCAGAGCTCGATCCCCGGGGATGAGCGATTGGTGGCTGCAGTCTATCCCGGCGCAAAGATGGAATACCACTGGTTCGACGAGGAAGAGAAGGCGCTTTACGCCCAGCTCGAGCAGCTGATCCCTAATGCGCACCAGGTCCGGATCTCGAGCCGCTCGCTCGACGGGCAGTCGATGATCGTG encodes:
- a CDS encoding penicillin acylase family protein, with the translated sequence MKKWIVRLGGALVVLALVVVIGLMTWEPFYARAGEAPAAGHTYSAEIIRDEFGVPHIYGKTDPDVAYGVAIAQSEDDFFTLQDVIAMAKGRYGAIAGPDGAQIDFAYHLVDARGTAERNYAALPEDTQALFEAYASGLNDYAISHPAELKLAGLFPINGEDVAAGFALRQPFFFGIGSIIGNLVEGKPLRREFGPDIPGFPRDADGAVTEAEAAPEQASATRFPLPWGEMAALSGSNAFAITPEKSGGPSTLISNSHQPWRGGVSWYELVVESEEGWHFAGANLPGTPYPVLGHNEKLGWTYTVNRPDLVDIYQLEMDETGTRYRLDGEWHELEEKTEILPVKFGPVVLPIPQTFYRSVHGPVIINDNGAFALRYAKMDSIESMDAYYRLGRAQSLEEWMAVYEKMENPNFNAIYADAEGNIAYLYNAAFPDRKPGYNWRGVLPGNESSLIWEDTVDFEQLPKIVNPSSGWLYNANNEPYTAAGAADDLDPADFAPELGVELKQTNRSRRAWKLLSEANQLDRDALERIKYDRAYEREGYVSDLWDALERMKPENGKLDEARRLLLDWDFTADGKGSGDALALLMIKDFMSAEYQNKDLPDVAEQLQWSVDHLMEHFGRLDPPMGELLRLRQGSTAPFAVDLPLDGGSDTLRASTTWQVDPDGRLQVVHGDSFIMWVEWLAGEKVRSRSIQPFGAAVTRPVSKHYADQSALFVRKELKPVHFWRVDVLKNAKSRKTVTSRR
- a CDS encoding ATP-binding protein, whose translation is MNAEITIGYQAGEQPVVFDIEELLATRLLVQGNSGSGKSHLLRRLLEESAGMVQQVVVDPEGDFTSLADAFDHVVIDSAAYSPPEIEALARRCREHRASVVLALEGLEVEQQIRCAAQFLNALFDAPREHWFPALVVVDEAQMFAPSVAGEIGEDTRRMTLSAMTNLMCRGRKRGLAGIVATQRLAKLAKNVAAEASNFLMGRTFLDIDMQRAADLLGMERKQAERIRDLERGHFLALGPAISRRPVAVKIGPVRTGHKARAEGLMPLPAAPTQGMEALLTGDLAADVQVTAPPPPPPRPVPHPEQLVPDRAPAPAVASADPEHQAERTASLDAILGSLAREDGSTFQSASRLYQAFLTRARTEGFLGVPMDMGEFRRRFAIASVDLDRFADCDRQRLMALVEGVDDDIVAPYLAIAAAAMDGLPAPDDNELARVYGTSSPGRIRRLLDHLEKLGLIVVREEFGGGRSLLVPGVEPQSAN
- a CDS encoding M16 family metallopeptidase; its protein translation is MLRFASTSLTALATGIALAAATPALADHHGDKPAAAMEAEATVAPLPDLIEQVAIPYEQFQLDNGLTVIVHEDRKAPIVGVAVWYNVGSKDEPQGKSGFAHLFEHLMFNGSENATGDYFQYLQEMGATDYNGTTNFDRTNYFQTVPRGALDRALWLESDRMGYLLGAVTQEKLDNQRGVVQNEKRQGDNQPGGLVFYEIVKTLFPAPHPYDHTPIGSMADLDSASMDDVRSWFIDKYGPNNATLVLAGDISAEEARPLVEKYFGPIKAGPVNTPAAADIPELAEDVRTVMKDQVAATNISRYWTAPGLNSKDLVALSIGAEILGGLSSSRLDNALVRDEKIAVGVSAGNFSFQRVGVLTVGATARPGVDPATVETRMNEIIADLIANGPTEDEVRRAATQEVAGTIRGLEQVGGFGGKAVTLASGEVFVDDPDFYAKQLEILATLTPADVQAAMQKWMTRPAMTLVLEPGERDSNYAEAASVDGEADGDAEPADNTLTVTVERPKPPIDALAELDFPTVEETTLSNGMKVYYAQRDAVPVTRVALSFNAGSAADPVEKRGLEGLAMSLYDEGTTSRSSKEIAEERERLGAVISTGGGSDRSTFTLTALSANLAPSLELMTDIVRNPAFDEGELERVRTQTVTGIKQQMRDPRGIAQMTLTPLLYGANSPYGDAGSGTVESVSSITRDDLVGFKTRWIQPDNATLFVVSDMALDDIKSQLDEAFGKWASNRMARGSKDFSTQAAAPDAARIVLVNRPNSPQSFIYGGLMTTVDPKDPGIVDLLNANNALGGNFLARLNMNLRETKGWSYGVRGGVSQREGAVTYIVSAPVQADRTGDSLSELIREIDEFTSTNGVSQEELVRIVNNEIFELPGQFETSGAVLGAMQNNVLYGRPMNYYETLAEKYRAQTAESLDAAAREAIDVDRFTWVVVGDAEKVMSQLEGLGLPIEQIELPAAE